One window of the Benincasa hispida cultivar B227 chromosome 3, ASM972705v1, whole genome shotgun sequence genome contains the following:
- the LOC120073481 gene encoding protein PHLOEM PROTEIN 2-LIKE A10-like, with the protein MRDMDKDFKVSRRSNWILLMAALGFTGYSAYTIYHFPSIARKRAKISKFFAALSSAASAFSASADCVATISKDLKEFLHSDSDEIPHSLKQIAKLARSDEISNSLTRLSQAITLGIFRGYDQYSRGGGKENENEKSSNFTDRIMEKLCSESGCGFVSVVVGSFARNLVMALMEASKSGSSSLERWMGVVVCDGKSRELIGELIRMFVSSAVSVYLEKTMEINTFDQIFSGLTNPKHEKEMRELLVCLSNGAVKTLIKTSHQVLLSGHGNWAMEAGPGPGKKVEELEEMEMGLKPKREYGKRPRNGGWGKNKKVIVNWTGRMTFEMVRSFIEVLLERIYEGMKRCVDIVNEEVIERGLEIVRYVASKTSVIATICLSLCFHVLDTTSWFLLAY; encoded by the coding sequence ATGAGGGATATGGATAAGGACTTTAAAGTTTCCCGTCGGAGTAATTGGATCCTTTTAATGGCGGCTCTTGGATTTACCGGCTACTCTGCTTACACAATTTATCATTTCCCTTCAATCGCCCGAAAGAGGGCTAAGATTTCCAAATTCTTCGCTGCTTTATCTTCTGCTGCTTCAGCATTTTCCGCTTCCGCCGACTGTGTCGCTACCATTTCTAAAGATTTGAAGGAGTTTCTTCATTCCGATTCCGATGAAATCCCTCACAGTTTGAAGCAAATCGCTAAACTCGCTCGGTCTGATGAGATCTCCAATTCTCTGACTCGTCTGTCCCAGGCGATTACTCTGGGAATTTTTCGAGGTTACGATCAGTACTCCCGAGGCGGTGGTAAGGAGAATGAAAATGAGAAATCGAGTAATTTTACGGATAGAATTATGGAGAAGCTGTGTAGTGAATCTGGGTGTGGGTTTGTTTCTGTGGTGGTTGGGAGTTTCGCTAGAAATTTGGTGATGGCGTTGATGGAGGCGAGTAAATCGGGGAGTAGTAGTTTGGAGAGATGGATGGGGGTGGTGGTGTGCGATGGAAAAAGCAGGGAATTAATCGGCGAGTTAATTAGAATGTTTGTGAGTTCAGCGGTATCGGTTTATTTGGAGAAGACAATGGAAATCAATACGTTCGATCAAATATTCTCGGGGCTAACAAATCCGAAGCACGAAAAGGAAATGAGAGAGTTGTTGGTTTGCCTTTCCAACGGCGCAGTCAagactttgatcaaaacgtcCCATCAAGTGCTGTTATCGGGCCATGGGAATTGGGCCATGGAAGCAGGCCCAGGCCCAGGGAAAAAGGTGGAGGAGTTGGAGGAAATGGAAATGGGCCTGAAGCCCAAAAGGGAATATGGAAAACGGCCGAGAAATGGAGGGTGGGGGAAGAACAAGAAAGTGATAGTGAATTGGACAGGGAGAATGACGTTTGAAATGGTGAGGTCGTTCATAGAAGTATTATTGGAGAGGATATACGAAGGAATGAAACGGTGTGTGGATATAGTGAATGAGGAAGTGATTGAGAGAGGGCTGGAAATTGTGAGGTACGTAGCTTCAAAAACCTCTGTGATTGCTACAATTTGTCTTTCATTATGCTTCCATGTTCTTGACACAACTTCCTGGTTCTTGCTGGCATATtag